In Rutidosis leptorrhynchoides isolate AG116_Rl617_1_P2 chromosome 2, CSIRO_AGI_Rlap_v1, whole genome shotgun sequence, one genomic interval encodes:
- the LOC139890357 gene encoding uncharacterized protein — protein sequence MEAKHELQVSKFKAYRALSKAKQILKGDYIDQYADMRDYLEELVRCNPGTSVRVQTENNNPKAKTHVFKRVYICLGVLKQGFKTTGRDLLGVDGAFMKEPATGHMLTAVGIDCNNGIYPVAYAIVEQECFSSWEWFLKLLAEDLEITPMSNFTFISDRQKGLLPAIQQQFPCDEHRFCLRHIHENMKTKGWRGHAFKNYLWNCARATTVPQFERAMLEMKKLDARCLKYLADIPPKHWARSHFSHRTVSDVLLNNMCEVLNRWLCDARDKPIVTALEYIREYLMKRIANVLNVAAKSDGPLTPTATKLFDVVKREANSCGVLWNGTGQYQVNGPHGDQVVVDMQNRSCACRKWEITGMPCKHVVACLYNMTENSMEVGRELWVKSSVRVKLLPPKKIKTAGRPKKSRSKSMDEKEDANNRGKLTRKGKTVQCGKCKLYGHNSRGCGDDGNDGKKRKMSSEAASKKKGKGHVV from the exons ATGGAAGCAAAGCATGAGTTACAAGTTTCTAAATTCAAGGCTTATAGGGCACTGAGTAAGGCAAAACAAATTTTGAAAGGTGATTACATTGATCAGTATGCAGATATGAGGGATTACCTTGAAGAGTTAGTTAGGTGTAACCCAGGAACATCTGTGAGGGTTCAAACTGAGAATAATAATCCAAAAGCTAAAACACATGTGTTTAAAAGGGTGTACATCTGTTTAGGAGTGTTGaaacaaggttttaaaacaacTGGAAGAGACTTGCTTGGTGTTGATGGTGCTTTTATGAAGGAGCCTGCAACTGGACACATGTTGACTGCTGTTGGTATAGATTGCAACAATGGTATTTACCCAGTAGCATATGCTATAGTTGAGCAGGAGTGTTTTTCATCATGGGAATGGTTTTTGAAATTATTAGCTGAAGATTTGGAGATTACACCTATGTCAAACTTCACTTTCATAAGTGACAGGCAAAAG GGTCTCCTTCCTGCTATTCAACAGCAATTTCCTTGTGATGAGCATCGATTTTGTCTAAGACATATTCATGAGAATATGAAGACAAAAGGGTGGAGAGGACATGCTTTTAAAAATTACTTGTGGAACTGTGCTAGGGCAACAACTGTACCACAGTTTGAAAGGGCTATGTTGGAGATGAAAAAATTGGATGCAAGATGTCTCAAATATCTAGCTGACATTCCACCAAAACATTGGGCTAGAAGCCATTTCTCACATAGGACAGTGTCTGATGTTTTGCTAAACAACATGTGTGAGGTTTTGAATAGGTGGTTGTGTGATGCTAGGGACAAGCCAATAGTGACTGCATTGGAGTATATAAGAGAGTATTTGATGAAAAGGATTGCTAATGTGTTGAATGTGGCTGCCAAAAGTGATGGACCTCTAACTCCTACTGCTACTAAGTTATTTGATGTGGTGAAGAGAGAAGCTAACAGTTGTGGTGTATTGTGGAATGGTACTGGGCAATATCAGGTGAATGGTCCTCATGGTGACCAAGTTGTGGTGGATATGCAGAATAGGTCATGTGCTTGTAGAAAATGGGAGATAACAGGCATGCCATGCAAGCATGTTGTTGCATGTTTATATAACATGACTGAGAATTCAATGGAAGTAGG GAGAGAGTTGTGGGTGAAGTCTTCTGTACGTGTAAAACTGTTACCACCAAAAAAGATCAAGACTGCAGGCAGGCCTAAGAAATCAAGGAGTAAATCGATGGATGAGAAGGAAGATGCTAATAACAGGGGGAAATTGACAAGAAAGGGGAAGACTGTGCAATGTGGTAAGTGTAAATTGTATGGGCATAACTCTAGGGGTTGTGGAGATGATGGCAATGATGGGAAGAAAAGGAAGATGTCAAGTGAAGCTGCTAGCAAGAAGAAAGGGAAAGGGCATGTTGTGTAG